One window of the Candidatus Jettenia sp. genome contains the following:
- the rpsL gene encoding 30S ribosomal protein S12, with the protein MPTINQLIRRGRKMVKNKSKSPDLDKCAQKKGVCLQVMTRTPKKPNSALRKVARVRLSNGREITAYIPGEGHNLQEHSIVLVRGGRVRDLPGIKYHIVRGTLDCAGVDGRRRSRSKYGTKVPK; encoded by the coding sequence ATGCCGACAATAAATCAGTTAATTCGAAGAGGCAGAAAGATGGTTAAAAACAAAAGCAAGAGTCCTGATCTTGATAAATGTGCGCAAAAAAAGGGAGTTTGTCTTCAGGTTATGACAAGAACGCCAAAAAAGCCTAATTCTGCCTTAAGGAAAGTAGCTAGAGTAAGGTTATCTAATGGGAGAGAAATAACTGCTTATATTCCAGGAGAAGGTCATAATTTACAGGAGCATTCTATTGTTTTGGTGAGAGGGGGTCGTGTGAGAGATCTTCCTGGTATTAAATATCATATTGTTCGCGGGACGTTAGATTGTGCAGGTGTAGATGGTAGAAGACGTTCTCGCTCTAAATATGGGACAAAGGTTCCCAAATAG